From a region of the Schistocerca nitens isolate TAMUIC-IGC-003100 chromosome 8, iqSchNite1.1, whole genome shotgun sequence genome:
- the LOC126198533 gene encoding reticulon-4 receptor-like: MHMYFGSPSATEMTMDLLFDVPSVVARSQCWRLLLAVWLLASVSASSPMQCKCWNEKAHTYRCVGCSRLPLNVPTGVSRLRMAGNRVSNIHFVSSRLADLKSIYLNNNGITSLYTSDLCPLKSLMVLDLSANNLESFDEDSIACNDQLNKLVLDDNPQIQLVALRSQSLEHLSLQNCGLTSFDPQLLRRLRKLRGLDLRGNAALPCGQVTQDLHKYWPRLRVYCDVQTSATKNTSTGATTTTTTASNAGLPPHSQDNIVQKIQLVAPIPVVPLVVILAVVLAAVLLSLCKRSGHDFRPGVESGDGKLLEEPC, from the exons ACAATGGATCTGCTCTTCGATGTCCCATCTGTGGTGGCCCGGTCGCAGTGTTGGCGGCTGCTGTTGGCAGTCTGGCTGTTGGCCAGTGTGTCGGCGTCCAGTCCGATGCAGTGCAAGTGCTGGAACGAAAAAGCCCACACGTACCGCTGCGTTGGCTGCTCACGCCTGCCACTGAACGTACCGACGGGCGTGTCCCGCCTCAGAATGGCCGGAAACCGCGTCTCTAACATCCACTTCGTCTCGTCCAGACTGGCCGACCTCAAGTCCATCTACCTGAACAACAACGGCATCACGTCTCTCTACACTTCGGACCTCTGTCCCCTGAAGAGTCTGATGGTGCTGGATCTATCAGCTAACAA CCTGGAATCTTTTGATGAAGATAGCATCGCTTGCAACGACCAACTGAATAAGCTGGTCCTGGACGATAATCCACAAATCCAGCTGGTTGCCCTCCGCAGCCAGTCGCTGGAACACCTCTCCCTGCAGAACTGTGGGCTCACCAGTTTCGACCCACAACTGCTGAGGCGTCTTCGGAAGCTGCGTGGGTTGGATCTACGCGGCAATGCCGCTCTGCCTTGTGGTCAAGTTACCCAGGACCTCCACAAATACTGGCCGCGTCTCAGAGTATACTGCGACGTTCAAACAAGTGCCACAAAAAATACCAGCACCGgcgccaccaccactaccaccactgctAGCAATGCAGGCCTTCCACCACACTCACAAGATAATATCGTTCAAAAGATCCAGTTAGTTGCCCCCATTCCAGTAGTACCCCTCGTTGTAATACTGGCGGTCGTATTAGCAGCTGTCCTCCTCAGTTTATGTAAGAGGTCTGGCCATGACTTTCGGCCAGGCGTCGAGTCTGGAGACGGAAAGCTGCTCGAAGAACCATGTTGA